The following coding sequences lie in one Monomorium pharaonis isolate MP-MQ-018 chromosome 1, ASM1337386v2, whole genome shotgun sequence genomic window:
- the LOC105834798 gene encoding serine/threonine-protein kinase WNK1 isoform X4, with translation MPRCYNDSKTVSSVNSNYKHGTDDIILTQSHAFSIGSQLNVDEDPPVVEKSHRRLRCDLSPVPTSANSNLNIKFLGLKGNKGVRQDHQVSTGSGGHRERNREIKKRAAIGNTVRGFFSSGHSRQDRYETNRQRSSGGTGGGLSSLCPKLVASGISDGQSGSNLGVGHLASPESGVVQRIHAHTHRRQRKLSIVTQAGPSANTTGDRKVLSNISRSANISKKQIRIQRHDQSTDSLSITSNGLATSSPSCKKKVLSALRISDRSSTPSVNSSSFDHENDRSFSDAEEALAATENAFTTLGSSSIPSTPVSKAKSAKLGKNEEANVEHVPVECSDSSRNAADVQHVILNEFEQKNVMSIKSSAVHELHAVNQESIINDKQKSSSSTLDARSISSSDQKVLKHKNINSAEKMIEHHNSKDIETANVERDLNDTTISMEMNSTDDSNEGKQGKNRKSEEYIDGGDDTNKEITDPLNAVSSTKEEKITRVKSNVNLSEEVIKNSRFVTSKVLEEVTDADTKTVDVEKGEEERVTIYDDDGTSISDIVATQALHESLSKLGKVPPLDSEIDENTTLRDEAKMREHSEKDVVTQEETAEGFIGPLLDENFKADEKLSQKTMAMEEVQNLLMKVKVQTVEDDDDEEKAVGISPDGRFLKFEEEIGRGSFKTVYRGLDTQTGVAVAWCELQEKKLNKTERLRFREEAEMLKGLQHPNIVRFYDYWEVTLTRRKYIVLVTELMTSGTLKTYLRRFKKINPKVVKSWCRQILKGLSFLHSRSPPIIHRDLKCDNIFITGTTGSVKIGDLGLATLKNRSFAKSVIGTPEFMAPEMYEEHYDESVDVYAFGMCMLEMATSEYPYSECTGPAQIYKRVVSGVKPQSYDKVENPEVRDIIEMCIRLKKEERPLVKDLLNHEFFADDVGLKLEMVSRDSAVADTELSRVEFRLRVLDPKKRSNKHKENEAIQFDFDIQADNAEEVALEMAKSSLILEEDAKAVAKMLKSQITTLLREREDRKAKEEKERLDRENAGTTTDVTANAANAESLLQQQLLLQQMQLQQQQQQQQQQQPQIQSNINIQMQNPVSMQLPQTQMPIQQQQLQSTAQQAPQHNLQAQQVQLVQQQPIIQQQTPVVQPQQAQQIQYQQQIQQQYQQQQQQQYPQHVPQSLNANSPQCSTPQNLQAQPQFPQVQQQQHVHQQQQYIQLNQMSVPQQIPHQMQQQMQPQMQILPQQQHMHQQLQQQQYVAQPQLQHVQQLHQHTVGSPPVQNQQYYQQSAAGSSGYVSAGSLYQQTAMPQQIFHTYTTSTNPSGHVEILSSTQTATQIYSHTSLPAAGTVPVSSQSQYIPSAGGQVQTPIPSAIGVNNTSTMPHMQNVSTSTIPNIQNAPTLLGNPQPQSQQNILVQMQYSQSTNVMPNSMSITPNMANISAQSSNNLQQQHQHFLSNVDQCPTTDRSSLIKQDTMDSIQSLPPDLSINLPQDQITVPAPVVMSVAQQTVASNDGVTLENSESVPASERSRIKRSGTKRKKPGIKLTVLSVSSGEGQSMTVECQLDTSKQKTVTFKFDRDDMVPTDIANNLVAENLLPQSQCETFIELIEDIVKQLRLDPTRTLPLVAHGPPDQSAGGSPVTSRRPRDRDHSLDTAKQVRHGSLTRQSSHRSSYKVHRRHRSRDETSNTSTPTKLLPIDQIISHIANTTLEKQQVAQTPDSQAGAENTSAEASRRSSTSTQNTDTLTPTNIPSDPTDNQETVISATSAKTVVEAQNNIQDDANNSAFKSYQTFLTHAQTQIQDKTVSVGYASEVSKESQEHDVVDIKESGITKEINTPIDISAEVSTLTVPTPMRKISRFLVSPVLEQKNIAADEESSTVGERVDCMNVTTSQLASQPAAPTANVEQSIVKNEEHMEANVLEVQSVATLDSTSNNEMMVQNIPYVMEQTDSTQQILQPGQQSIGLQQNIIQMQQVTGHVQQTTTIGQSKQHTIIVQGSTITSQQTSQQIPQTSVQHFVPVNSQELQSQPLHSNGLVQTQAQYSNQAMMQPGVMMQPPQQQIPMQQGIMQMHVQAEQMQPQRPAVQQFVPQQMQPPTQQYVILSGPMQPVQPITTMDDRNRRVSSLPATSNVQSSDSQISELSGITEEKRQVTNSSIPVTHMQHVQVVPQDISGTVPLSQNVVEATQPLHQNVQQVSGTLPPSMPVPVTTSVHPVVTATDTSAPKVAIKTKEISSTLPDLAQNLANILSNPKSKSTTPHSLANHEQPAAVSNVVAPASVDYKPVQSEQYFQPIQPETNQLQIQPPIQHNYQGQIVHQGYQGQQNFQQAFQNQPVLQQNQVQSIPQSIPVTIPPQQIDAQSQMVQSMLQNVSNQSTAPGKWIVTNQAPIQQPMRPNQPQPLPNQLQLQQISLQPQMHQQQIIQDQQHNESFVVNQLDQSHLHLKLPEQQPAKSLEIENPESSSLNCIRRISSDCQLITSENENSSHDVTPEHTLVESIDSTSILQQQLSQSQQQQQLQHRKLSQQNSLDKMSDVNGVGNIGGGVGPQTIADLHQKLVQVTSQPSESLNQKLFNIGVPVSSANAACPLSPQTTIHSSNILTDTQADTTIEGSIVTQDSSNAFALSQTNAECSLDSPIPGAPVGSENMSPSKENVKIRAQRPGSRLQELEQELAKIHRGSVFAATIQPLTPPISAQTQNLLTTAQSVSMIPVATVTPNIVTPRSGTNTPIQQTELQDATNEKTNPIQPTRKISRFVVSKVAGPPVHSNAAINQHVDIGRSQLQTEELRTSERQNILSYTDDLHGISAQISHSRENSVPPVMQATHGTNISNIEPEKEDRFVALTPSEEYQLLIKRQTLELETLQKRHREELERFQQHQLQLLIQQQASALHHQHHPLLYHTVATNISGPRIPGTEDYLMFSTAPQTPLQKGSNNYPDTEETLRLAMQKLKQTPLQLQPQQASAGIPHAYVIPIPVVPSESMQSVVSQQGNNCLNDVSEGIDMTYSTAVGNPTQYQFAPILSEGTNIPSTTGPLPASASLSISGATSAYIQYHESQPLPNFQTFTCTPHGGFFLPPGYRLIYTPPTTQSQPTTPATSHVTNSSRDDTPPTAELHHSTTAENSTVPPSHSDQ, from the exons GTTCTAGTTCTATACCTTCTACACCAGTTAGTAAAGCAAAGTCTGCAAAATTGGGCAAGAATGAGGAAGCAAATGTGGAACATGTTCCTGTCGAATGTAGCGATTCGTCAAGGAATGCTGCGGATGTACAACACGTGATTTTAAATGAGtttgaacaaaaaaatgttatgtcaaTAAAGTCATCTGCAGTACATGAATTACACGCGGTTAATCAggaaagtattataaatgatAAGCAAAAATCGTCGAGTTCTACCCTTGATGCCAGATCTATTAGTAGTAGTGACCAAAAAGttctaaaacataaaaatataaattccgcAGAAAAAATGATTGAACATCATAATAGTAAAGATATTGAAACAGCCAATGTAGAAAGAGATTTAAACGATACCACGATATCGATGGAAATGAATTCCACAGATGATAGTAATGAAGGTAAACaaggaaaaaatagaaaatctgAAGAGTACATAGATGGCGGTGATGatacaaataaagaaattacagACCCTTTAAATGCTGTAAGCAGCACTAAGGAGGAGAAGATAACGAGGGTCAAGAGTAACGTAAATTTAAGCGAAGAAGTAATTAAGAATTCGAGGTTTGTAACATCAAAAGTATTGGAGGAGGTAACGGATGCAGATACCAAGACAGTGGATGTGGAAAAAGGGGAGGAGGAAAGGGTGACGATATACGATGACGATGGCACCAGTATCAGCGACATAGTAGCAACACAGGCGCTTCATGAATCTTTAAGTAAATTAGGCAAAGTTCCGCCATTAGACTCCGAGATAGATGAGAATACAACTTTGCGAGACGAGGCAAAGATGAGGGAACATTCCGAGAAAGATGTAGTCACGCAAGAAGAAACGGCGGAAGGTTTTATCGGTCCGTTACTCGACGAAAATTTTAAAGCGGATGAGAAATTGTCGCAAAAAACAATGGCAATGGAGGaagtgcaaaatttattaatgaaagtTAAGGTACAGACCGTCGAAGACGACGATGATGAAGAGAAAGCTGTCGGTATTTCACCGGACGGgagatttttgaaatttgaagAAGAAATAGGTCGTGGCAGTTTCAAGACTGTTTATCGCGGATTAGATACCCAAACGGGTGTAGCTGTAGCTTGGTGCGAACTGCAAGAGAAAAAGTTGAACAAGACAGAGAGATTAAGATTCAGGGAAGAAGCAGAAATGTTAAAGGGATTACAACATCCGAATATTGTAAGGTTTTATGACTATTGGGAAGTTACACTTACCCGTAGGAAATATATTGTACTAGTCACTGAGCTTATGACATCAGGAACATTAAAAACGTATTTAAGAAGATTTAAGAAGATTAATCCCAAAGTAGTAAAATCTTGGTGTCGGCAAATCTTGAAAGGCCTGAGCTTTCTTCACTCTAGATCACCACCCATTATACATCGTGATTTGAAATgtgacaatatttttatcacgGGTACAACGGGAAGCGTGAAAATTGGTGATTTAGGTCTTGCAACGTTAAAGAATCGTAGTTTTGCAAAGAGTGTTATTGGTACGCCAGAATTTATGGCGCCTGAAATGTATGAGGAGCATTATGACGAATCGGTCGATGTTTATGCCTTCGGAATGTGTATGCTCGAGATGGCTACTAGTGAGTATCCATATTCGGAATGTACGGGGCCAGCACAAATATACAAACGCGTAGTGTCGGGTGTTAAACCGCAGAGCTACGATAAAGTCGAAAATCCGGAAGTACGTGATATTATAGAAATGTGTATACGTCTGAAGAAGGAAGAACGACCGCTCGTTAAGGACTTACTTAATCATGAATTTTTCGCCGATGATGTCGGATTGAAATTGGAGATGGTTTCGCGAGATTCGGCGGTCGCGGATACTGAGCTGTCGCGTGTTGAGTTTAGATTACGTGTTCTGGATCCAAAGAAACGCAGCAATAAGCACAAGGAAAATGAAGCGATACAATTTGACTTTGACATACAAGCTGATAACGCGGAAGAAGTAGCGCTAGAAATGGCAAAATCTAGCCTTATATTAGAGGAAGATGCCAAAGCAGTGGCTAAGATGTTGAAGTCGCAAATTACTACTCTACTGCGAGAACGAGAAGATCGTAAAgccaaagaagaaaaagaacgcTTGGATAGAGAAAACGCTGGTACAACTACAGATGTCACAGCTAACGCTGCAAACGCTGAGAGCTTGCTACAGCAACAACTGCTTCTTCAGCAGATGCAATtacagcaacaacagcagcagcaacaacagcagcaaccacaaattcaatctaatattaatatacagatGCAAAATCCAGTTTCGATGCAGTTGCCACAAACTCAAATGCCCATTCAGCAACAGCAATTACAGTCGACTGCTCAACAAGCTCCACAACATAATTTACAAGCACAACAGGTTCAGTTGGTCCAACAACAACCGATAATCCAACAGCAAACACCGGTCGTGCAGCCTCAACAAGCACAGCAAATACAATACCAACAACAAATACAGCAACAATatcagcagcaacaacagcaacagTATCCTCAGCACGTCCCACAGAGTTTGAATGCAAATTCTCCGCAATGTTCGACTCCGCAAAATCTTCAAGCTCAGCCTCAATTTCCACAGgtgcaacagcaacagcatgTTCACCAGCAACAGCAATATATACAATTGAATCAGATGAGCGTTCCACAACAGATTCCTCATCAGATGCAACAACAGATGCAGCCTCAAATGCAGATATTGCCTCAACAACAGCACATGCATCAACAGCTTCAACAACAGCAATACGTGGCGCAACCGCAACTTCAGCATGTTCAGCAGCTGCATCAACATACCGTTGGTTCGCCGCCCGTTCAGAATCAGCAATATTATCAGCAGAGCGCTGCTGGCTCTTCGGGATACGTATCAGCGGGGTCTTTGTATCAGCAAACAGCAATGCCGCAACAAATATTTCACACTTACACTACGTCTACTAATCCTTCTGGTCACGTAGAAATCTTATCGTCTACCCAAACTGCGACGCAGATTTATTCTCATACGAGTTTACCTGCCGCGGGTACGGTGCCCGTATCGTCGCAGTCGCAATACATTCCGTCGGCAGGTGGTCAGGTTCAGACACCTATACCGTCGGCTATAGGTGTCAACAATACGTCAACTATGCCGCATATGCAAAATGTTTCGACTTCAACGATTCCCAATATACAGAATGCACCCACTTTACTTGGCAATCCACAGCCTCAGTCTCAACAAAATATTCTCGTGCAAATGCAGTATTCGCAAAGCACAAATGTTATGCCCAATTCCATGTCGATAACGCCCAATATGGCGAACATTTCAGCGCAGTCGTCCAACAATCTACAGCAGCAACATCaacattttctttcaaatgtGGATCAATGTCCTACAACTGACAGATCTTCATTGATAAAACAGGATACAATGGATTCGATACAGTCTCTGCCGCCAGAtctatcaattaatttacCGCAAGATCAAATTACTGTACCTGCTCCAGTCGTAATGAGCGTTGCACAGCAGACTGTAGCGTCAAACGATGG agTCACACTAGAAAATTCCGAGAGCGTTCCTGCTTCCGAGAGAAGCCGGATAAAACGTTCAGGAACTAAACGTAAGAAACCGGGCATTAAATTAACAGTCTTGTCTGTCAGTAGTGGTGAAGGACAATCAATGACTGTCGAGTGCCAGTTAGATACAAGTAAACAAAAGActgttacatttaaatttgatcGAGACGATATGGTACCAACGGACATTGCTAACAATTTG GTTGCTGAAAATCTATTGCCGCAATCTCAATGCGAGACTTTCATAGAATTAATTGAAGACATTGTTAAACAATTGCGCTTGGATCCTACGCGTACTCTGCCTTTAGTAGCACATGGCCCGCCCGATCAGTCTGCTGGTGGAAGCCCGGTTACAAGCCGACGTCCTAGGGATCGCGATCACAGTCTCGATACAGCtaag CAGGTGAGACATGGCTCGCTAACACGTCAAAGTAGCCACCGATCGTCGTACAAAGTCCATCGTAGGCACCGTTCG AGAGACGAAACTTCAAATACTTCTACTCCAACGAAATTATTGCCGATCGATCAGATTATTTCTCATATCGCTAATACCACTTTGGAGAAGCAACAAGTCGCTCAGACCCCTGACAGTCAAGCCGGTGCCGAAAATACGTCAGCGGAAGCTTCCAGGAGATCATCCACATCTACACAAAATACGGACACATTAACACCTACAAATATACCGAGTGACCCAACTGACAATCAAGAAACTGTCATTTCTGCAACGTCCGCGAAAACAGTTGTAGAAGCACAGAATAATATTCAAGATGATGCTAATAATTCGGCCTTCAAATcttatcaaacatttttaacacatGCTCAGACTCAAATACAAGATAAAACAGTGAGCGTGGGTTATGCGAGTGAGGTATCGAAAGAATCTCAAGAGCATGACGTAGTAGATATAAAGGAATCTGGAATAACTAAAGAGATAAATACGCCCATAGATATTAGTGCGGAGGTATCAACTTTGACCGTACCGACGCCAATGCGTAAAATTTCTCGCTTTTTGGTTAGTCCTGTGCtcgaacaaaaaaatattgccgCTGATGAGGAATCTTCTACCGTCGGCGAAAGAGTAGATTGTATGAATGTCACGACGTCGCAACTAGCATCGCAGCCCGCTGCGCCTACTGCGAATGTGGAACAGTCTATAGTGAAAAATGAAGAACACATGGAAGCGAATGTTTTAGAAGTTCAGAGTGTGGCAACTCTGGACTCAACTAGCAATAATGAAATGATGGTTCAGAATATTCCGTATGTCATGGAGCAGACAGACAGCACGCAACAGATCTTACAGCCGGGACAACAGTCGATTGGATTGCAGCAGAACATTATTCAAATGCAACAAGTAACGGGACACGTACAACAAACCACGACTATCGGGCAATCGAAACAGCATACCATAATCGTCCAGGGATCTACGATAACGTCACAGCAAACCTCTCAACAGATACCTCAGACTAGCGTGCAGCATTTCGTGCCGGTCAATTCGCAGGAGTTGCAGTCTCAACCGCTCCATTCGAACGGATTAGTTCAGACGCAAGCGCAGTATTCGAATCAAGCAATGATGCAACCAGGCGTGATGATGCAACCACCGCAACAGCAAATCCCTATGCAACAGGGCATAATGCAGATGCACGTACAAGCGGAACAGATGCAACCTCAGCGTCCAGCAGTGCAGCAATTTGTCCCGCAACAGATGCAACCTCCGACGCAGCAGTACGTTATACTATCGGGTCCTATGCAACCGGTACAACCGATAACGACAATGGACGATCGAAATCGCAGAGTGTCGAGTTTACCCGCTACGTCTAATGTCCAATCCTCAGACTCTCAAATTTCGGAATTGTCCGGCATAACCGAAGAAAAAAGGCAAGTTACAAACTCTAGTATACCTGTGACACACATGCAACATGTACAAGTTGTTCCACAAGACATCTCCGGTACAGTGCCATTGTCACAGAATGTCGTAGAAGCCACTCAACCTCTTCATCAAAACGTGCAACAAGTTTCGGGAACTTTACCTCCATCCATGCCGGTACCTGTTACTACTTCTGTGCATCCGGTCGTGACCGCTACCGATACTTCTGCACCTAAAGTTGCCATTAAGACGAAAGAGATATCCTCGACGCTTCCAGATCTTGCGCAAAATTTAGCCAACATACTTTCGAATCCCAAGTCCAAATCTACTACGCCTCATTCTTTGGCCAATCATGAACAGCCTGCTGCTGTTTCTAATGTCGTTGCTCCCGCGTCAGTTGATTACAAGCCTGTGCAGTCCGAACAGTATTTTCAGCCTATCCAACCGGAGACGAATCAGCTGCAAATTCAACCGCCTATTCAACATAATTATCAAGGGCAGATTGTGCATCAGGGATATCAGGGACAACAGAACTTTCAGCAAGCGTTTCAAAATCAGCCAGTGCTTCAACAAAATCAAGTGCAGTCGATACCACAATCGATCCCGGTAACGATTCCTCCTCAACAGATTGACGCGCAGTCACAGATGGTGCAATCTATGCTTCAAAATGTGTCGAATCAATCGACCGCTCCAGGAAAGTGGATTGTAACTAATCAAGCTCCCATACAGCAACCGATGCGACCAAATCAGCCGCAGCCACTCCCAAATCAATTGCAGTTACAACAAATCTCTTTGCAGCCACAAATGCATCAACAACAGATTATTCAAGACCAACAGCACAATGAATCTTTTGTCGTCAATCAATTGGATCAAtcacatttacatttaaaacttCCAGAACAGCAGCCAGCAAAATCTTTGGAAATTGAGAATCCGGAATCATCGAGTTTAAATTG TATACGTCGTATTAGTTCCGATTGTCAGTTAATTACATCGGAAAATGAGAATTCCAGTCACGATGTGACGCCTGAGCACACTCTTGTTGAGTCCATCGATTCTACATCGATTCTGCAACAACAATTGTCGCAAtcgcagcaacagcaacagttACAACACCGAAAACTCAGTCAACAGAATTCATTGGACAAAATGTCAGATGTAAATGGCGTCGGAAACATCGGAGGTGGTGTAGGACCGCAAACTATAGCTGATTTACATCAGAAACTTGTACAAGTGACTAGTCAGCCGTCGGAATCGCTGAAT CAGAAATTGTTCAATATTGGCGTGCCAGTTTCGTCCGCGAATGCCGCATGCCCGTTATCTCCTCAAACAACAATACATTCCTCCAATATTCTCACCGATACGCAAGCCGACACGACTATCGAAGGTTCTATTGTAACGCAGGACAGTTCTAACGCATTTGCACTTTCACAAACT AATGCAGAATGTTCTCTTGACAGTCCAATACCAGGAGCTCCCGTAGGGTCTGAAAATATGAGCCCaagtaaagaaaatgtaaagatACGAGCTCAAAGACCGGGATCCCGTTTACAGGAACTGGAGCAGGAATTGGCGAAGATTCATAGAGGATCGGTTTTCGCAGCGACGATCCAGCCGTTAACACCACCTATATCTGCACAAACGCAAAATTTGTTGACGACTGCACAGTCAGTGTCTATGATACCTGTGGCTACTGTTACTCCTAACATTGTGACACCGCGGTCTGGAACCAATACTCCAATTCAACAAACAGAACTTCAAGATGCTACTAACGAG AAGACAAACCCTATTCAACCTACTAGAAAGATATCAAGATTTGTGGTTTCTAAAGTTGCTGGCCCACCTGTTCATAGCAATGCTGCTATTAATCAACACGTTGATATTGGAAGATCTCAATTACAAACAGAAGAATTAAGAACGTCAGAACGGCAAAATATTCTGTCTTATACAGATGATCTACATG gtATATCTGCACAAATATCTCATAGTCGAGAAAATTCTGTTCCACCTGTTATGCAGGCAACTCATGGtactaatatttcaaatattgaa CCTGAAAAAGAAGACAGATTTGTGGCTCTTACACCGAGTGAAGAATATCAATTACTTATAAAgag aCAAACTTTGGAACTAGAAACACTGCAAAAAAGACACAGAGAAGAGTTGGAGCGTTTCCAACAACATCAGCTGCAATTGCTTATACAGCAACAAGCAAGCGCACTTCACCATCAGCATCATCCGTTGCTCTATCATACGGTTGCAACAAATATTTCTG GACCTAGAATTCCAGGAACAGAGGACTATCTGATGTTTAGTACAGCACCACAGACTCCATTGCAGAAAGGGTCGAATAATTATCCGGACACGGAAGAGACTTTACGACTGGCCATGCAGAAATTGAAGCAAACTCCGCTGCAGCTTCAACCGCAGCAGGCATCGGCTGGAATACCGCATGCTTATGTTATTCCAATTCCAGTAGTGCCTTCTGAAAGTATGCAAAGTGTAGTTTCTCAGCAGGGTAATAACTGCTTGAATGATGTATCCGAGGGCATCGATATGACTTACAGCACGGCGGTTGGAAATCCGACGCAGTACCAATTCGCTCCTATATTATCAGAGGGAACGAATATCCCGTCGACAACCGGACCGTTACCCGCGTCCGCGTCTCTATCGATATCCGGCGCGACAAGCGCCTACATTCAATATCATGAGAGCCAGCCGCTACCGAATTTTCAGACTTTTACCTGCACTCCCCATGGCGGTTTCTTTTTGCCACCTGGTTATCGACTGATATACACGCCGCCCACAACGCAATCTCAGCCGACAACACCCGCTACATCTCACGTGACAAATTCTTCGCGTGACGATACACCTCCGACGGCGGAGCTGCATCATTCAACCACCGCCGAAAATTCAACTGTTCCTCCTTCGCATTCGGATCAATAA